A region of Lichenibacterium dinghuense DNA encodes the following proteins:
- a CDS encoding YeiH family protein yields MSTGLAFDRITWLGRVLPGVALCLALALLADHLTPIEIALTGRMFLDPVVIAILLGTTARFVWKPGPAWERGITCSAKFLLECSVTLLGVSIDAVTLSRLGPTTILSVGLLVVTAVAGSFAFGRACGLPARLSVLIACGNAICGNAAIAAVAPLIGAGARDITTAVSFTAVFGLLTVLALPTLIPLPHLTPAQYGELAGLTVYSVPQVLAATLPVSVLSSQIAVIVKLLRVMMLGPVVLGIAFLVTRRRHRLLRHASPRQEAREALRTSTPIAMLVPWFLVGFFGLAACRSSGLVPSAFVAPTASAAHLLTVVSMAALGLNVDLRTLVRCGNRTALAVAGSLALILLLSLLIVRSFPLP; encoded by the coding sequence CGCGTCCTCCCCGGCGTCGCGCTCTGCCTCGCCCTCGCGCTCCTCGCCGATCACCTCACGCCCATCGAGATCGCCCTGACAGGTCGGATGTTCCTCGATCCGGTCGTCATCGCCATCCTTCTCGGAACCACGGCCCGCTTCGTGTGGAAGCCCGGCCCGGCTTGGGAGCGTGGCATCACGTGCAGTGCCAAGTTTCTGCTCGAATGCTCGGTCACCTTGCTGGGCGTCTCCATCGATGCGGTCACGCTGTCGCGGCTCGGGCCGACCACGATCCTCAGCGTCGGCCTGCTCGTGGTGACCGCCGTCGCCGGCAGCTTTGCGTTCGGGCGCGCCTGTGGCCTACCTGCCCGACTGTCAGTCCTCATCGCTTGCGGGAACGCAATCTGCGGCAACGCGGCGATCGCCGCCGTCGCACCTCTGATCGGAGCCGGCGCACGCGACATCACCACGGCCGTATCGTTCACGGCCGTGTTCGGGTTGCTGACCGTGCTGGCTCTGCCCACCCTCATTCCGCTCCCGCACCTGACGCCGGCCCAATACGGCGAACTGGCGGGACTGACCGTCTACTCCGTTCCACAGGTGCTGGCAGCCACTCTGCCCGTCAGCGTCCTGAGCAGCCAGATCGCCGTCATCGTCAAGCTGTTGCGCGTGATGATGCTCGGCCCGGTCGTGCTCGGCATCGCCTTCCTCGTGACGCGGCGGAGACACCGGCTCCTGCGACATGCGTCGCCTCGGCAGGAAGCACGGGAAGCCCTGCGCACATCGACGCCTATCGCGATGCTCGTCCCCTGGTTCCTTGTGGGCTTCTTCGGGTTGGCGGCATGCCGCTCTTCGGGTCTCGTCCCGAGCGCGTTCGTCGCCCCCACGGCATCAGCAGCACATCTGCTGACCGTCGTCTCCATGGCCGCCCTCGGACTCAACGTCGACCTGCGGACATTGGTGCGATGCGGCAACAGGACCGCGCTGGCGGTGGCGGGATCGCTCGCCCTCATCCTGCTCCTGAGCCTGCTGATCGTTCGAAGCTTTCCCTTGCCCTGA
- a CDS encoding tyrosine-type recombinase/integrase, translating to MSQQQASVPVSPLRRRMLDDMAMRGLHEDTQRNYIMSVRNFAAFLGRSPETATPEDVRRFQIHQADSGVQAPTINNAVSGLRFLFNVTLDRPDLSRRLVLARYAQKLPTVLNVEEVGRLLEAARGPKYRAALGVAYGAGLRVSEVVGLRTGDIDSTRMLIRVEQGKGRKDRNAMLSPQLLELLRQWWREGRRRGVMLPQGWLFPGKNSLEPLSTRQLCRAVHEAAETAGIRKRVSPHTLRHSFATHLLEQDVDIRVIQVLLGHSKLNTTALYARVATRTIRAVTSPLERLKLLMEGADTGA from the coding sequence ATGTCTCAGCAACAAGCCTCCGTCCCCGTCAGCCCGCTCCGTCGCCGCATGCTCGACGATATGGCCATGCGCGGTCTGCACGAGGACACGCAACGCAACTACATCATGTCGGTGCGGAACTTCGCGGCCTTCCTGGGCCGCTCGCCCGAGACTGCGACACCCGAGGACGTCCGCCGCTTCCAGATCCACCAGGCGGACAGCGGGGTGCAGGCGCCCACCATCAACAATGCGGTGTCGGGGCTGCGCTTCCTGTTCAACGTCACGCTCGACCGGCCGGACCTGTCGCGTCGCCTCGTCCTGGCGCGCTACGCCCAGAAGCTGCCGACCGTGCTGAACGTCGAGGAGGTCGGGCGGCTGCTCGAAGCGGCACGAGGGCCGAAGTACAGGGCCGCGCTCGGGGTGGCCTACGGAGCCGGCCTACGCGTGTCCGAGGTGGTGGGGCTCAGGACCGGCGACATCGACAGCACCCGCATGCTGATCCGCGTCGAACAGGGCAAAGGGCGCAAGGACCGCAACGCGATGCTGTCGCCACAGCTGCTGGAGCTGCTCCGGCAGTGGTGGCGCGAGGGACGACGCCGCGGCGTGATGCTGCCCCAGGGCTGGCTGTTCCCCGGCAAGAACAGCCTGGAGCCGCTGTCGACGCGCCAGCTCTGCCGCGCCGTCCACGAGGCCGCCGAGACGGCCGGGATCAGGAAGCGCGTCTCGCCCCATACGCTGCGCCACAGCTTCGCCACCCACCTGCTCGAGCAGGACGTCGACATCCGCGTCATCCAGGTCCTGCTCGGCCATTCCAAGCTCAACACCACCGCACTCTACGCCCGCGTGGCGACCCGCACCATCCGGGCGGTGACGAGCCCGCTCGAACGCCTGAAGCTGCTGATGGAAGGCGCCGACACCGGAGCCTGA
- a CDS encoding IS3 family transposase (programmed frameshift) — protein MPKTRPPYAPEFRQQLVDLVRSGRDAQDLAREFEPSAQAIRNWVAEADRRDGRREPKPAAVDATLTSVERDELARLRRENKQLRLERDILSRAGGLVRAGDRRGAPGLYAFMSANQAAFPVAVMARVLGVSKAGFYAWRERAPSARQVADGALLARVQDVHGASRDTYGAPRVHAALRAQGERHGRKRIARLMRAAGLVGASHRKGGPTTTRRDEEARPAPDLVDRNFKAQAPDRLWVADITYVPTMSGFLYLAVVLDVYSRKIVGWSMKNHLRTELILNALDMAIGQRKPKDVIHHSDQGCQYTSLAFGNRCKEAGVRPSMGSVGDAYDNAMAESFFSTLECELLSRRSFSSQTEARMACFAYIEGFYNPLRLHSGLGYRSPTDYERSFHHDQASPMTSLPEQVH, from the exons ATGCCCAAGACACGTCCACCCTATGCGCCAGAGTTCCGACAGCAGCTGGTCGATCTGGTCCGCTCCGGCCGCGACGCGCAGGATCTGGCCCGAGAGTTTGAACCGTCCGCCCAGGCGATCCGGAACTGGGTAGCCGAAGCGGACCGCCGAGACGGCCGGCGAGAGCCGAAGCCGGCAGCGGTCGACGCCACACTGACATCGGTGGAGCGGGATGAACTGGCCCGCCTGCGCCGCGAGAACAAGCAGCTGCGCCTGGAGCGCGACATCCTCTCTCGAGCCG GCGGCCTGGTTCGCGCGGGAGACCGGCGTGGTGCCCCCGGGCTCTACGCCTTCATGAGCGCGAACCAGGCTGCCTTCCCCGTGGCCGTGATGGCACGCGTCCTCGGCGTGTCGAAGGCTGGGTTCTATGCGTGGCGCGAGCGAGCCCCGTCAGCCCGTCAAGTGGCAGACGGGGCGCTGCTCGCGCGGGTGCAGGATGTGCACGGGGCCTCGCGCGACACCTACGGGGCGCCGCGGGTCCATGCCGCCCTGCGGGCCCAGGGCGAGCGGCACGGCCGCAAGCGCATCGCCCGGCTGATGCGCGCGGCCGGCCTTGTCGGGGCCAGTCACCGCAAGGGCGGCCCGACCACGACACGGCGCGACGAGGAGGCCCGACCAGCGCCCGACCTCGTCGACCGCAACTTCAAGGCACAGGCTCCTGATCGGTTGTGGGTGGCCGACATCACCTACGTACCGACGATGAGCGGCTTTTTGTACCTGGCTGTTGTTCTCGATGTCTACAGCCGCAAGATCGTCGGTTGGTCCATGAAGAACCATCTGCGGACCGAACTGATCCTGAACGCGCTCGATATGGCCATCGGTCAACGCAAGCCGAAAGACGTCATCCATCATTCCGACCAAGGATGTCAGTACACGTCGCTCGCCTTCGGCAATCGATGCAAGGAAGCCGGCGTCAGGCCCTCGATGGGATCGGTCGGGGATGCCTACGACAACGCCATGGCCGAGAGCTTCTTCTCGACCCTGGAATGCGAACTGCTGAGCCGGCGGTCCTTCTCTTCGCAGACCGAGGCTCGCATGGCCTGTTTCGCCTACATCGAGGGCTTCTACAATCCGCTGCGCCTGCACTCGGGCCTCGGCTATCGATCTCCCACCGACTACGAAAGG